The following are from one region of the Polaribacter marinaquae genome:
- a CDS encoding DEAD/DEAH box helicase, with product MASFSELGIKPSYIKSIKELGISKPTEIQEKAIPVLIKSKTDFIGLAQTGTGKTAAFGLPILHHIDAKSDYIQTLILSPTRELVQQIKKQLFKFTKFNEDKIFVEAVFGGEKIDRQINNLKRTTHIVVATPGRLIDLIERGDIDIRHVKTVVLDEADEMLSMGFKQDLNRILKFSSQSNRNTWLFSATMPEEIKRIIKTYMDANAPRIEVNKNALVNANIRHQFVKTTLKTKADDIVTFLEKRGTQRGIIFCRTKAGAQNLANFLIEEGFSAGALEGDMQQKERDKVMRAFKKENLQYLVSTDVSARGIDVSGLEFVIHHQLPEQLEYYTHRSGRTARAGNTGTSLAFILSNELDKVHQIQKELNIKFTEVSV from the coding sequence ATGGCATCATTTTCAGAATTAGGTATCAAACCTTCATATATAAAATCGATTAAAGAATTAGGTATTTCTAAACCAACAGAAATTCAAGAAAAAGCAATTCCTGTATTAATAAAATCGAAAACAGATTTTATTGGTTTAGCGCAAACAGGTACGGGTAAAACTGCAGCTTTTGGATTGCCTATTTTACACCATATTGATGCTAAATCTGATTATATTCAAACGTTAATTTTGTCACCAACTAGAGAATTGGTTCAGCAAATTAAAAAGCAACTTTTTAAGTTTACGAAATTTAATGAAGATAAAATTTTTGTTGAAGCTGTTTTTGGTGGAGAAAAAATTGACAGACAAATCAATAATCTAAAAAGAACTACTCATATTGTAGTTGCTACACCTGGTAGATTAATCGATTTAATAGAAAGAGGAGATATTGATATTAGACATGTAAAAACAGTTGTTTTAGATGAGGCTGATGAAATGTTGAGTATGGGTTTTAAACAAGATTTAAATAGAATTTTAAAATTCTCTTCTCAAAGTAATCGTAATACTTGGTTGTTTTCTGCAACAATGCCAGAAGAAATTAAGCGTATTATTAAAACTTACATGGATGCTAATGCGCCAAGAATCGAAGTCAATAAAAATGCTTTGGTAAATGCAAATATTAGACATCAATTTGTAAAAACTACTTTAAAAACGAAAGCAGATGATATTGTTACGTTTTTAGAAAAAAGAGGTACGCAAAGAGGTATTATATTTTGTAGAACTAAAGCAGGTGCGCAAAATCTTGCAAATTTTTTAATAGAAGAAGGTTTTTCTGCAGGCGCTTTAGAAGGTGATATGCAACAAAAAGAGCGTGATAAAGTTATGCGTGCTTTCAAAAAAGAAAATTTACAATATTTAGTTTCTACAGATGTTTCTGCTCGTGGTATCGATGTTAGTGGTTTAGAATTTGTAATTCATCATCAATTACCAGAACAGTTAGAATATTATACACACAGAAGTGGTAGAACCGCAAGAGCAGGAAATACCGGTACTTCTTTGGCTTTTATTCTTTCTAATGAATTAGATAAAGTACATCAAATTCAAAAAGAATTAAACATCAAATTTACAGAAGTTAGCGTTTAA